The proteins below come from a single Miscanthus floridulus cultivar M001 chromosome 1, ASM1932011v1, whole genome shotgun sequence genomic window:
- the LOC136456250 gene encoding uncharacterized protein: MPAASTTAASGLADENRPPPPTPGSRKRGAARDLFEEMHRPRLNPLAPLVAAGVPSATATPGPSPRRILGPSSRASPNITTAARQHRRGCARPSTPARSSFSFYSASPETSAAAIDSWAAAPCPRPVPFSELRTSPPGITEGPGRPPNPFCFQGLASALPDRRRAKIPAAVVKPAPPPPARKVVVVKKGAAVMGGSKAAGKQEDVQKLRILHNRYMQYRFLNAQAEAVAITKKAVAEV; the protein is encoded by the coding sequence ATGCccgccgcctccaccaccgctgccTCTGGCCTCGCCGACGAAAACCGCCcgccgccgcctacgccaggcTCGCGCAAGCGCGGCGCAGCGCGGGATCTGTTCGAGGAAATGCACCGCCCGCGACTGAACCCGCTCGCTCCTCTCGTTGCTGCTGGTGTCCCCAGCGCCACCGCCACTCCCGGGCCCAGCCCAAGGCGAATCCTCGGCCCGTCGTCTAGAGCCTCTCCTAACATCACCACGGCGGCGCGCCAACACCGTAGGGGCTGTGCGCGACCATCAACACCAGCACGCAGCAGCTTCAGCTTCTATAGCGCTTCGCCTGAGACCTCGGCTGCAGCCATCGACTCCTGGGCTGCAGCTCCCTGTCCTCGACCTGTCCCGTTCTCTGAGCTAAGGACATCACCGCCAGGGATAACAGAGGGGCCTGGCAGACCACCAAACCCATTCTGCTTTCAGGGCCTAGCCTCGGCGCTGCCAGATCGCCGCCGAGCAAAAATACCAGCAGCTGTGGTgaagcccgcgccgccgccgcctgcacgGAAGGTGGTAGTCGTTAAGAAGGGAGCAGCGGTGATGGGAGGCAGCAAGGCTGCGGGGAAGCAGGAGGATGTGCAAAAGCTGCGGATTCTGCACAATCGCTACATGCAGTATAGATTTTTGAATGCCCAGGCAGAGGCTGTGGCGATAACCAAGAAAGCTGTTGCTGAGGTGTGA
- the LOC136482796 gene encoding zinc finger protein 1-like — MAMEEAVLDAAAATPWSRSRQQIQDDEGTVVHAQPRCAADGPAKRKRSRVLMLARGQRDVAARGPTPAPSSPSQEHRCSVCGKTFLSHQALGGHKSSHRHRASRTPATTTSEPADDPASSASPAASSSTSGAAGGRVVHECSVCRKTFPTGQALGGHKRCHYEGSAGAATTALLSSRGFDLNVPALPDLMVDADLCMLPPAAEAEEGEEVLSPLAFKKPRLMIMS; from the exons ATGGCCATGGAGGAGGCAGTTCTCGACGCTGCGGCGGCGACTCCGTGGTCACGCTCACGCCAGCAGATCCAGGACGACGAGGGCACTGTCGTCCATGCACAGCCGCGCTGCGCCGCCGACGGGCCCGCCAAGCGCAAGCGGTCGAGGGTCCTCATGCTGGCGCGCGGGCAGCGCGACGTCGCCGCCCGCGGCCCCACGCCCGCACCGTCGTCGCCGTCCCAGGAGCACAGGTGCTCGGTATGCGGCAAGACGTTCCTGTCCCACCAGGCACTTGGCGGCCACAAGTCGAGCCACCGGCACCGCGCCAGCAGGACGCCCGCAACAACCACTTCCGAGCCGGCGGACGATCCGGCGTCCTCGGCGTCGCCCGCCGCGTCCTCGTCCACGTCCGGCGCTGCTGGCGGCAGGGTGGTGCACGAGTGCTCTGTTTGCAGGAAGACCTTCCCGACGGGGCAG GCGCTGGGCGGCCACAAACGGTGCCACTACGAGGGCAGCGCCGGCGCCGCCACCACGGCCTTATTGAGCAGCCGCGGGTTCGATCTTAACGTACCGGCCCTGCCGGACTTGATGGTTGACGCCGATTTGTGTATGCTGCCACCGGCGGCCGAGGccgaggagggggaggaagtgcTCAGCCCCTTGGCCTTCAAGAAGCCGAGGCTGATGATCATGTCATAG